A stretch of Flavobacterium sp. N1994 DNA encodes these proteins:
- a CDS encoding bifunctional 4-hydroxy-2-oxoglutarate aldolase/2-dehydro-3-deoxy-phosphogluconate aldolase: MSKAQYVSEAIIKQGVLPLYFNQDEEVSVEILKSIYAAGIKAVEYTNRGEAALHNFKKLIEIRNNEMPGLLIGIGTVKNLEQSLDFINIGADFLVSPGFVKEIADYAVNNDIFYAPGCMTPTDIIAAENAGVRFIKLFPGNILGVEFMSTIKDVFPKLKFMPTGGVDTTKESIQSWFNAGVSAVGMGSKLISKKAMELKDYDAIKTDTKKVLELIQAVKNN; the protein is encoded by the coding sequence ATGAGCAAAGCACAATATGTGTCAGAAGCAATAATAAAGCAAGGTGTTTTACCTCTGTATTTCAATCAGGACGAAGAGGTAAGTGTCGAAATACTCAAGTCTATTTATGCCGCAGGTATTAAAGCCGTTGAATACACTAATAGGGGTGAAGCCGCATTACATAATTTCAAAAAATTAATTGAAATCCGTAACAATGAAATGCCCGGATTGCTTATAGGTATTGGAACAGTTAAGAATTTAGAACAATCTTTGGATTTTATAAATATTGGAGCTGATTTTTTGGTAAGCCCTGGTTTTGTTAAAGAAATAGCAGATTATGCAGTAAATAATGATATTTTTTATGCTCCTGGTTGCATGACGCCTACAGATATAATTGCCGCAGAAAATGCAGGTGTTCGTTTCATAAAATTATTCCCTGGAAATATTCTTGGAGTTGAATTTATGTCAACAATTAAAGATGTTTTTCCAAAGTTAAAGTTTATGCCAACTGGGGGAGTTGATACTACTAAAGAAAGTATTCAAAGTTGGTTTAATGCTGGCGTTTCTGCTGTCGGAATGGGAAGTAAATTAATCAGTAAAAAGGCCATGGAGTTAAAAGATTATGATGCAATAAAAACTGACACAAAAAAAGTTTTAGAATTAATACAAGCTGTAAAAAATAATTAG
- a CDS encoding sugar kinase: protein MSKKVITLGEIMLRLSTPDFKRFVQTDTFDITYGGGEANVAAALCNYGLNGTFVSKVPNNPIGQSAINHLRRYGVDTQFMVRGGDRLGIYFLETGASMRASQVIYDRAGASIAELDANELDFDAIFKDAVWFHTTGITPALSDQAAALTLAALKAAKERGVTTSIDLNFRKKLWTKEKAREVMTELCHFVDVCIGNEEDADLCLGFKATDTDVTKGELNLNGFKDVFQQMKAKFGFKFIASSLRESYSASDNGWSALVYDGIDFYHTKKYNVRIVDRVGSGDSFASGLIYGLVTGMPMNEAAEFGVAASALKHTIPGDLNHASLSEVKDLMMGDGSGRVQR from the coding sequence ATGAGTAAAAAAGTTATCACTCTTGGTGAAATAATGTTGAGATTATCAACTCCAGATTTTAAAAGATTTGTTCAAACTGACACATTTGATATTACTTATGGTGGAGGGGAAGCTAATGTTGCAGCCGCTCTGTGTAATTATGGATTAAACGGGACTTTTGTTTCAAAAGTACCAAATAATCCAATTGGTCAGTCGGCAATCAATCATTTAAGAAGGTATGGCGTAGATACGCAATTTATGGTACGAGGTGGAGATCGCTTAGGTATTTATTTTTTGGAAACAGGTGCTTCCATGCGTGCATCGCAAGTTATTTATGATAGGGCAGGTGCTTCAATTGCGGAGTTGGATGCTAATGAATTAGATTTTGATGCTATTTTTAAAGATGCGGTATGGTTCCATACCACAGGAATAACCCCTGCATTAAGTGATCAAGCCGCAGCTTTAACTTTAGCAGCTTTGAAAGCGGCAAAAGAAAGAGGTGTTACTACAAGTATTGATTTGAATTTCCGTAAAAAATTATGGACTAAAGAAAAAGCTCGTGAAGTAATGACTGAATTATGTCATTTCGTTGATGTTTGTATCGGAAATGAGGAAGATGCTGATTTATGTTTAGGTTTTAAAGCTACCGATACAGATGTAACTAAAGGTGAATTAAACTTGAATGGTTTTAAAGATGTATTTCAACAAATGAAAGCAAAATTTGGATTTAAATTCATAGCTTCTTCTTTACGTGAAAGTTACAGTGCCAGTGATAATGGATGGAGTGCTTTGGTTTATGACGGTATCGATTTTTATCATACAAAAAAATATAACGTCAGAATTGTAGATCGTGTAGGAAGTGGAGATTCATTTGCCAGTGGCTTGATTTATGGTTTGGTTACTGGAATGCCAATGAACGAAGCAGCTGAGTTTGGTGTTGCGGCAAGCGCATTAAAGCACACTATACCCGGAGATTTAAATCACGCATCATTATCAGAGGTAAAAGACCTAATGATGGGAGATGGAAGCGGAAGAGTACAAAGATAA
- a CDS encoding MBG domain-containing protein, with translation MNSILPFCKKYSEIFYCLCFLLFGINFGWSQTTTVFSESFDRGSVVQPLTNGGTPSMTYTTATTATGSASASGATSRTNLNTGTDYALQILPGNSSATPTAQTAGQTYVTGSLSTYSSPFNATLSSNSGPITWTFNMKTNRSTALSGFAAGSYGSAVVLAATSSTLHTVGNGYAVIEVKGTTTNTLKLIKYTNGLGGTQTVIVAPASDFLAANASWASVRVVYTPSNNNWQLFLRDDTTAPVSPLSGVTTQAGSTVSDNTYTGTASSIFGFYFNHSTIGTPTSNTALFDNFSIKIDAPSLTTSSSSLSSFNYLLGSGPSTFQSFTVSGANLSGNAVITAPTNNYEVCLTSGGTYTNTVSITPSSGTISAVSVFVRLKAGLAVNSYSESLTVVSGSTSATSVACSGSVSPLTPNIVTGSLAAFANRCINTTSSSNTFTISGTNLTTDPITVGPLSGFTFSTDGTNFSSSLSLTQSGGTYGPTTISVQFTPTAASSYNGNISVGGGGTASAVSVAATGSGINTAATTANGSASAITSASATVAGTSTAGCSSVTVVGIEYSTTNGFTNGTGTKVPGTGSASFSSSLTSLSANTTYYYKSYVIDGTGTIYAASQSSFTTLNIDAPVATAATSITSNSFVANWGTVSAASSYLFDVLKSEKIAEWTFPASGTTLTADNTSNANNTASALTLSSGTVTDVTGLTTRAASGTAWTTLGKYWEISVNTTGSYNLTISSVQNSSGSGPRDFKLQYKIGVGGTYTDVPSGAITVANDYLSGLVTNLALPSACDNQASVYIRWITTSTTNTGGTAITSGGTSRIDNILVKGITPLTGYNNLSVPTNSKSVSGLSPLSDYFYRVRATNASSTSVNSNLIAVTTRADETVADYRSKATGNFSDASTWEYFDNVAWSSASVPPTSANNITIVSPNEVALTADITVGTGKTLTVNGILNAAGKVVSGLGSFSLASGATVKLGDNVSLGTAVTTTTKTFDAGANYIYNGTVAQTTASLPGTVTGNITIANAAGVTFTANKAVNSPGTFAVTNNGNVVFGNGANTVYYVSGTGAFSANSGSTFVLTNSNGITSDGLTGNIRLTGTRTFAAGINYNFTKNDATTFLASNMGSSFGTEITSINNLTVNNPNGVILPTTVAPINTSGTPDRDITIDGVLTFTSGNIVTGTNKVIISSSGSVVRTSGHVVGNLQRAVAADISTVAFPIGDASNYTPVSLAFESGNSAGNVTVSTAISASAPAVVSTISQYNYIKRNWTLSFSATPKYSATFTYINSSDIAGTPLLTSLKVGKLTSGSWTNPTGSSASPSATTSTGLISGGTFSLGGDLIPPVINNSTLSASSTYGSAGSFQISATNSPTSYNATAIGGGALPTGFTVDTATGLISVAASTAANSYTIIISATNADGTGSSATLTYTVNRATVTITPISGQSKTYGAANPTYGYAASPIPDVSITGALGRVVGENVNTYAYSLGDLSAGSNYALVLGGSATFAITQATVTITPTSGQSKTYGAADPTYTYTASPTPDVSITGALGRVAGENVNAYAYTLGDLSAGSNYSLVLGGSNTFSITSALLTITPTSAQSKTYGANDPSYTYTASPTPDVSITGALGRVAGENVNTYAYSLGDLSAGSNYSLVLGGSTAFAITPALLTITATNQSKCQGQTFIFDGATMFTITPSTLPNGETVGSVTLTSSGSSSGALAGSYSIIPSAAIGGTFTASNYTITYATTGVLTVNPSPTSTISAGGSTTFCSGGSVVLTSSTGNSYLWSNGATTQSITVSTSGSFTVQVTNSFGCLSAASAATTVTVTSQPQWYLDADGDGYYTGVPIASCTSPGTGYTTSVTGGGDCNDAVATINPGVTEICYNNIDDNCNGTLSEGCAPVVVNMTPSYNNTTLVSLSIAIPAVGYSYSGTSNIKYRFSITNVTTNVTSADIIQTSRYVTIPASLHVYGATYTIKVSAVINDEVVPFYGNTITVTGPTVQLITLSSASCGATLASLSSTISANDGLNATGYTFRIRLTSDSGPTPTYGYSSSATRFVGANTFAGFPLQYNTSYKVAVKYTYNDPVTSLPVEAPYGAECTVSTPSIPLIGLAAPTCGSQVATINAGITASPAAYATGYRFRIRMTTDNGPTPTYYYSLPNASRFSSLVAFQGITLAYNTQYSIAVEYSILTNSVTQWSGFGSECIVQTPFFPTTSLVPSQCGLATPTSLTQQLNITPYPGFPNYKVKLDEISGESITNSQEIVISYSNFRLNQFSIAQLGKNYNVSVAIKLNGVFGDYSTACDLFTAAPSRTVELPFKASAYPNPFANNFMLDVTTSSKSVVGVKVYDMVGRLIEQREVNVSDMENTTIGDRYPSGVYNVVVSQEGSVEIVRVVKR, from the coding sequence ATGAATTCAATTTTACCTTTCTGTAAAAAATACTCGGAGATTTTTTATTGCTTATGTTTTCTGTTATTTGGGATTAACTTTGGTTGGTCTCAAACAACAACTGTTTTTAGTGAGAGTTTTGATAGAGGTTCTGTAGTTCAGCCATTAACAAATGGAGGCACCCCTAGCATGACTTATACAACGGCAACAACAGCTACAGGTTCGGCTTCTGCTTCAGGAGCCACTTCAAGAACGAATTTGAATACTGGAACAGATTATGCTTTGCAAATTCTTCCTGGAAATTCTAGTGCAACACCCACTGCGCAAACGGCTGGACAAACCTATGTAACGGGTTCTTTGTCAACTTATTCAAGTCCATTTAACGCTACTCTTAGTAGTAATTCTGGACCTATTACATGGACATTTAATATGAAAACCAATCGTAGTACGGCTTTATCGGGTTTTGCTGCTGGTTCATATGGGTCTGCGGTTGTATTAGCTGCCACTAGTTCTACCTTACACACTGTTGGGAATGGATATGCAGTAATTGAAGTTAAAGGGACCACAACGAATACACTTAAGTTAATAAAATACACAAACGGGTTAGGGGGAACACAGACTGTAATTGTCGCTCCTGCAAGTGATTTTTTAGCAGCGAATGCTTCTTGGGCTAGTGTTAGAGTAGTTTATACACCTAGCAATAACAATTGGCAGTTGTTTTTAAGAGATGATACTACGGCGCCAGTTTCTCCTTTGTCGGGCGTAACTACGCAAGCTGGTTCTACCGTTTCTGACAACACTTATACTGGCACAGCGTCAAGTATCTTTGGTTTTTATTTTAATCATTCAACTATTGGTACACCAACATCGAATACTGCTTTATTTGACAATTTCAGTATTAAGATAGATGCTCCTAGTTTAACAACTTCGTCATCAAGTTTGTCGTCGTTCAATTATTTGCTTGGTAGTGGTCCATCCACTTTTCAATCATTTACAGTTTCGGGGGCAAATTTGAGCGGTAATGCCGTTATAACAGCGCCAACCAATAACTACGAAGTTTGTTTGACTTCAGGAGGAACGTACACAAACACAGTTAGTATTACTCCTTCTTCAGGAACGATTTCAGCAGTTTCTGTTTTTGTAAGATTAAAAGCTGGTTTAGCTGTTAACTCCTATAGTGAATCCCTAACAGTGGTTTCAGGTTCAACATCAGCAACAAGTGTTGCGTGTTCAGGTTCTGTAAGCCCACTGACACCAAACATAGTAACAGGTAGTTTAGCAGCTTTTGCGAATAGATGTATTAATACAACATCATCAAGCAATACATTTACCATTTCTGGAACCAATTTAACAACGGATCCAATTACCGTTGGACCTTTATCGGGCTTTACTTTTTCAACCGATGGGACTAATTTTTCTAGTTCATTATCCCTAACGCAATCTGGAGGAACTTATGGACCTACCACCATATCGGTGCAATTTACCCCAACAGCAGCCAGTTCTTATAATGGAAATATTTCAGTAGGTGGCGGAGGAACAGCATCAGCTGTTTCAGTAGCTGCAACAGGTTCTGGTATCAATACAGCGGCAACCACAGCAAATGGTAGTGCAAGTGCTATCACCTCTGCCTCTGCAACAGTTGCAGGAACCTCTACGGCAGGATGTAGTTCGGTGACAGTTGTTGGAATTGAATATAGTACAACAAATGGTTTTACAAATGGAACAGGTACAAAAGTTCCAGGAACAGGGAGCGCATCTTTTTCTTCAAGTTTAACAAGCTTGTCAGCAAACACAACCTATTACTATAAATCTTATGTAATTGATGGAACAGGAACTATTTATGCTGCTTCACAATCAAGTTTTACGACACTCAATATTGATGCTCCAGTAGCAACTGCAGCAACTAGTATTACTTCGAATAGTTTTGTGGCTAATTGGGGCACCGTTTCGGCAGCAAGCAGTTACCTTTTTGATGTTTTAAAATCAGAAAAAATTGCTGAATGGACTTTCCCTGCATCTGGGACCACGCTTACTGCAGATAATACTTCTAATGCAAATAACACGGCAAGTGCTTTAACATTGAGTAGTGGAACAGTAACTGATGTTACCGGACTAACTACACGTGCTGCAAGTGGAACCGCTTGGACAACCTTAGGGAAATATTGGGAAATTTCAGTAAATACTACAGGCTCTTATAATTTGACCATTTCATCAGTACAAAATTCTTCTGGTTCAGGGCCTCGTGATTTTAAATTACAATACAAAATTGGCGTAGGAGGTACTTATACTGATGTACCAAGTGGTGCTATAACGGTTGCCAATGATTATCTTAGTGGACTTGTCACTAATTTAGCGCTGCCATCAGCATGTGACAATCAAGCTTCAGTATACATCCGTTGGATCACAACTTCTACAACAAATACAGGTGGTACTGCAATCACTTCTGGTGGTACCAGTAGAATCGATAATATTTTGGTGAAAGGAATAACGCCACTCACAGGATATAACAATCTTTCCGTTCCTACCAATTCAAAATCAGTTTCCGGATTGAGTCCTTTATCTGATTATTTTTATAGAGTTAGAGCTACTAACGCGTCTTCCACTTCTGTTAATTCTAATTTAATTGCAGTGACTACAAGAGCAGATGAAACCGTTGCCGATTATAGATCTAAAGCCACTGGTAATTTTTCAGATGCAAGTACTTGGGAGTACTTTGATAATGTTGCATGGTCCTCTGCTTCTGTGCCACCAACGAGTGCTAATAATATAACCATAGTGTCACCAAACGAAGTGGCATTAACGGCTGATATTACTGTTGGAACAGGAAAAACACTAACGGTTAATGGTATTTTGAATGCTGCTGGAAAAGTAGTTTCTGGATTAGGTAGTTTCTCTTTGGCATCAGGTGCTACGGTTAAATTAGGAGATAACGTATCGTTAGGAACAGCAGTTACAACAACAACAAAAACATTTGATGCTGGTGCAAATTATATTTATAATGGGACAGTTGCACAAACAACGGCTTCTCTTCCGGGAACAGTAACGGGTAATATAACTATTGCTAATGCTGCTGGTGTAACTTTTACTGCTAATAAGGCAGTAAATTCTCCCGGAACATTTGCTGTTACTAATAATGGAAATGTCGTTTTTGGAAACGGAGCTAATACTGTATATTACGTTAGTGGTACTGGAGCATTTTCTGCAAATTCAGGTAGTACATTTGTATTAACTAATTCAAATGGTATTACAAGTGATGGACTTACAGGTAACATTAGACTTACAGGAACACGTACATTTGCGGCGGGAATTAATTATAATTTTACCAAAAATGATGCGACTACCTTTTTAGCTTCAAATATGGGTAGCTCATTTGGAACTGAAATTACAAGTATTAATAACTTAACGGTTAATAATCCAAATGGTGTTATTTTACCAACAACAGTTGCTCCAATAAATACTAGTGGAACTCCTGACAGAGATATTACTATTGATGGAGTTTTAACTTTCACTTCAGGTAATATTGTTACAGGAACTAATAAAGTTATAATAAGCAGTAGTGGTTCTGTAGTAAGAACCAGTGGTCATGTAGTGGGTAATTTACAACGTGCAGTTGCTGCAGATATTTCTACTGTTGCTTTTCCAATAGGAGATGCTAGTAATTATACTCCAGTATCACTTGCTTTTGAATCAGGTAATTCTGCAGGTAATGTTACTGTCAGTACAGCAATATCTGCTAGTGCACCAGCAGTGGTATCTACAATCAGTCAATACAATTATATTAAACGCAACTGGACACTATCTTTTAGTGCTACACCAAAATATTCAGCAACTTTTACTTATATTAATTCTAGTGATATAGCTGGAACACCTTTGTTAACGTCTTTAAAAGTAGGTAAGTTAACTAGTGGTTCATGGACTAATCCTACAGGAAGTAGCGCTTCTCCTTCAGCAACTACTAGTACAGGTCTAATATCTGGAGGTACTTTTTCTTTGGGAGGTGATCTAATTCCACCGGTAATCAATAATAGTACTTTAAGTGCAAGTTCTACTTATGGTTCGGCTGGTTCTTTTCAAATTTCGGCAACCAATTCGCCAACAAGTTACAATGCTACTGCTATAGGAGGTGGAGCCTTACCAACAGGATTTACTGTTGATACTGCAACTGGATTAATTTCAGTAGCTGCCTCAACTGCGGCAAATTCCTATACTATTATTATTTCTGCTACTAATGCAGATGGAACAGGAAGTAGTGCTACATTAACATATACAGTAAATCGAGCCACTGTAACTATTACACCAATTTCAGGACAAAGCAAAACTTACGGAGCAGCAAATCCAACTTATGGTTATGCAGCCAGTCCTATACCGGATGTTTCCATTACAGGAGCATTGGGAAGAGTAGTTGGAGAGAATGTGAATACATATGCCTATTCTTTAGGTGATCTTAGTGCAGGTAGTAACTATGCATTAGTTCTTGGAGGTAGCGCTACTTTTGCGATTACGCAAGCCACTGTAACTATTACACCAACATCAGGTCAAAGCAAAACTTATGGTGCGGCTGATCCTACTTATACTTATACAGCCAGCCCTACACCGGATGTTTCCATTACAGGAGCATTGGGTAGAGTAGCCGGAGAAAATGTAAATGCGTATGCTTATACTTTAGGAGATCTTAGTGCTGGTAGTAACTATTCATTAGTTCTTGGAGGTAGTAATACTTTTTCTATTACTTCTGCATTATTAACTATTACACCAACTTCAGCTCAAAGCAAAACTTATGGTGCTAATGATCCTTCTTACACTTATACAGCCAGTCCTACACCGGATGTTTCCATTACTGGAGCATTGGGAAGAGTAGCTGGAGAGAATGTGAATACATATGCCTATTCTTTAGGTGATCTTAGCGCAGGTAGTAATTATTCGTTAGTTCTTGGAGGTAGTACTGCTTTTGCTATTACACCTGCATTATTAACTATTACAGCTACTAATCAAAGTAAATGTCAAGGTCAAACTTTTATTTTCGATGGAGCAACTATGTTCACTATTACTCCTTCTACTTTGCCTAATGGCGAAACAGTTGGATCTGTAACATTGACTAGTTCTGGGTCTTCTTCGGGAGCATTAGCTGGATCATACAGTATTATACCATCTGCTGCTATAGGTGGAACTTTTACGGCTAGTAATTATACTATTACTTATGCAACTACTGGAGTTTTAACTGTGAATCCTTCACCAACTTCAACGATTTCAGCAGGAGGTTCAACCACTTTCTGTTCAGGAGGAAGCGTTGTATTAACTTCAAGTACTGGTAACAGTTATTTATGGTCAAATGGAGCAACTACACAAAGTATTACAGTATCTACATCAGGAAGTTTTACGGTACAAGTCACCAATTCTTTTGGATGTCTAAGTGCTGCCTCAGCAGCTACAACTGTAACTGTTACATCTCAACCTCAATGGTATTTAGATGCTGATGGTGATGGTTATTATACAGGAGTTCCAATAGCGTCATGTACTTCACCAGGAACTGGATACACTACTAGCGTAACAGGAGGAGGCGATTGTAATGATGCTGTGGCCACTATTAATCCAGGAGTAACAGAGATTTGTTATAACAATATTGATGACAACTGTAATGGAACTTTATCAGAAGGATGTGCGCCAGTGGTTGTTAATATGACCCCATCGTACAACAATACTACTTTGGTATCCTTATCTATAGCCATTCCAGCGGTAGGGTATTCTTATTCAGGAACTTCAAATATTAAATATCGTTTTTCTATCACTAATGTAACAACTAATGTTACTTCAGCCGATATTATTCAAACATCACGCTATGTAACTATTCCAGCATCACTTCATGTATATGGTGCTACCTATACTATTAAAGTATCTGCAGTGATTAATGATGAAGTTGTTCCGTTCTACGGAAATACTATAACAGTAACTGGACCAACAGTTCAATTGATTACTTTGAGTTCGGCAAGTTGTGGCGCTACTTTAGCTAGTTTGTCTTCAACGATTTCAGCTAATGACGGATTGAATGCTACTGGTTATACTTTCCGTATCCGATTGACAAGTGATAGTGGACCAACACCAACGTATGGTTACTCTTCATCAGCCACTCGTTTTGTGGGAGCTAACACATTTGCTGGTTTCCCATTACAGTATAACACAAGTTATAAAGTAGCTGTAAAATATACTTACAATGATCCAGTAACTAGTTTGCCAGTAGAAGCGCCTTATGGAGCTGAATGTACAGTTTCAACGCCATCGATTCCACTGATTGGTTTGGCGGCACCAACTTGTGGTTCACAAGTAGCTACAATAAATGCAGGTATTACAGCGAGTCCAGCAGCTTATGCTACAGGATATCGTTTCCGTATTCGAATGACTACTGATAATGGGCCAACGCCAACGTATTACTATTCCTTACCAAATGCTAGTAGATTCTCATCTTTAGTAGCATTCCAAGGCATTACGTTAGCCTACAATACGCAATATTCTATCGCGGTAGAGTATAGTATTTTGACTAACAGTGTAACGCAATGGTCAGGATTTGGTTCAGAATGTATCGTTCAAACACCATTCTTCCCAACTACATCGTTAGTACCATCACAATGTGGATTGGCCACTCCAACGTCGTTAACACAACAGTTGAATATTACACCTTACCCAGGTTTCCCTAACTATAAAGTTAAGTTAGATGAAATTAGTGGAGAGTCGATTACCAACTCACAAGAGATTGTAATTTCTTATTCTAATTTTAGATTGAATCAATTCTCGATTGCACAGTTAGGTAAGAACTATAACGTGTCGGTAGCTATTAAATTAAATGGTGTGTTTGGAGATTATTCAACAGCATGTGATTTATTCACAGCTGCTCCATCAAGAACGGTTGAATTACCATTTAAAGCTTCGGCCTATCCAAATCCATTTGCTAATAACTTTATGTTAGATGTTACCACTTCAAGTAAATCAGTTGTAGGCGTAAAAGTGTATGATATGGTTGGAAGATTGATAGAGCAGCGTGAGGTTAATGTATCTGATATGGAGAACACCACCATCGGAGACAGATATCCTTCAGGTGTTTACAACGTAGTTGTATCGCAAGAGGGTAGTGTGGAAATCGTTAGGGTTGTGAAGCGTTAA
- a CDS encoding YhcH/YjgK/YiaL family protein, translated as MIIDSIENATKYYNIHPSFAEVFKYLAENNLSQMDDGTVNMPSSTRAFLTTGIGKTKETSLEKFECHDEYIDIQLCIKGEETFGWKPRNKCLTQKGAYNPEKDVRFFADQPDMYFQLTQNQFAVFFPEDVHAPMIGNKEIKKMVVKIKI; from the coding sequence ATGATAATCGATAGTATAGAAAACGCAACTAAGTATTACAATATTCACCCATCATTTGCTGAGGTTTTTAAATATTTAGCAGAAAATAACTTAAGTCAGATGGATGATGGAACAGTCAATATGCCATCCTCCACAAGAGCTTTTCTAACCACTGGAATAGGAAAGACCAAAGAAACTAGTTTAGAAAAATTTGAATGTCATGATGAATATATCGATATTCAATTATGCATAAAAGGGGAAGAAACTTTTGGTTGGAAACCAAGGAATAAATGCCTTACTCAAAAAGGAGCTTATAATCCTGAAAAAGATGTTCGCTTTTTTGCCGATCAACCAGATATGTATTTTCAACTCACACAAAACCAATTTGCAGTTTTTTTCCCTGAAGATGTACACGCACCAATGATAGGAAATAAAGAAATAAAAAAAATGGTAGTTAAAATTAAAATTTAA
- a CDS encoding SDR family oxidoreductase, with product MKTVVITGAGGVLCSSLAKALGKQGYQIAVLDKKKEAADQIANQINEAGGKAIGVAANVLEKESLEAAKKEVNEKLGSCDILINGAGGNHPLGTTSNPYLLEEDLLNTTEGFKTFFDLDAEGIKFVFNLNFIGTLLPTQVFSKDMIGKKGCSILNISSMNAYTPLTKIPAYSGAKAAVSNFTQWLAVHFSKVGIRVNAIAPGFFLTNQNRTLLTTENGELTPRGNTIIGQTPMGRFGEPDDLISTTLYLCDDASSFVTGIVIPIDGGFSAFSGV from the coding sequence ATGAAAACAGTAGTTATAACCGGAGCAGGAGGAGTTTTGTGTAGTTCATTAGCAAAAGCATTGGGTAAACAGGGATACCAAATAGCAGTTTTAGACAAAAAAAAAGAAGCTGCAGATCAAATTGCTAACCAAATTAATGAAGCTGGAGGAAAAGCAATTGGAGTTGCAGCAAATGTATTGGAAAAAGAATCATTAGAAGCTGCCAAAAAAGAAGTAAATGAAAAATTGGGAAGCTGTGATATTTTGATAAATGGCGCAGGAGGAAATCATCCATTGGGAACCACATCAAATCCATATCTGTTGGAGGAGGACTTGCTAAATACAACCGAAGGTTTTAAAACTTTTTTTGATTTGGATGCCGAAGGAATAAAGTTTGTTTTTAATTTAAATTTTATTGGGACTTTATTGCCAACGCAAGTTTTTTCAAAAGACATGATAGGTAAAAAAGGCTGTAGCATTTTGAATATTTCATCAATGAATGCTTATACACCTTTAACTAAAATACCAGCATATAGTGGTGCAAAAGCCGCAGTATCTAATTTTACGCAATGGTTGGCGGTACATTTTTCAAAAGTAGGAATTCGTGTCAACGCCATTGCTCCAGGATTTTTCTTGACTAATCAAAACCGTACTTTATTAACAACTGAAAACGGTGAATTGACTCCAAGAGGGAATACTATTATTGGGCAAACTCCAATGGGAAGATTTGGAGAGCCTGATGATTTAATTAGCACCACCCTTTATTTATGCGATGATGCATCTTCTTTTGTAACAGGTATAGTTATTCCTATTGATGGCGGTTTTAGTGCGTTTAGCGGAGTTTAA